A region of Solibacillus isronensis DNA encodes the following proteins:
- a CDS encoding sulfurtransferase, with protein sequence MRNIPYVVDGDWLEARLEDPNLRLIDASTFLKIPEGKGFPELWSGFEAYKEEHIPGAAYADLLKDFTNPEGKAPFTIATREQFLKAVEPLGITEETYVVIYDRGPLVNVDILASDWSARLRWQLKYEGFDNVAVLDGGFRKWKLDGRPTESVISHYEPAPFPGERREHLIVSKEDVKAALGDENIVLINSLSEADFRGETTTYPRPGHIPGSKHAFFGSHSNPETRLLKDDATLRATFEKLGALDPSKKVITYCGGGIAATWNALLLNKLGQENVALYDGSLNEWAADESCPLVTG encoded by the coding sequence ATGAGAAATATTCCTTATGTAGTGGACGGTGACTGGTTAGAGGCACGTCTGGAAGATCCAAATTTACGCTTAATTGATGCATCAACATTCTTAAAAATTCCTGAAGGTAAAGGGTTTCCAGAACTATGGTCCGGGTTCGAAGCTTATAAGGAAGAGCATATTCCCGGAGCGGCTTATGCTGATTTACTGAAAGACTTTACTAACCCTGAAGGAAAGGCACCATTCACAATTGCAACAAGAGAGCAATTTCTGAAAGCGGTGGAACCTTTAGGAATTACTGAGGAAACTTATGTAGTAATTTATGACCGCGGGCCATTAGTAAATGTAGATATATTAGCATCCGACTGGTCGGCGCGTTTACGCTGGCAATTAAAATATGAAGGCTTTGATAATGTAGCTGTACTGGACGGCGGATTCCGTAAGTGGAAGCTTGATGGTCGTCCAACAGAATCAGTAATCTCCCACTATGAGCCTGCGCCATTTCCAGGAGAACGCCGCGAGCATCTAATTGTATCAAAAGAAGATGTAAAAGCAGCTTTAGGTGATGAAAATATTGTATTAATCAACAGTTTGTCAGAGGCAGACTTCCGAGGTGAAACAACAACATACCCGCGCCCTGGTCATATCCCGGGAAGCAAGCATGCGTTCTTCGGATCCCATTCAAACCCGGAAACACGGTTACTGAAAGATGATGCCACATTACGTGCTACCTTTGAAAAATTAGGGGCACTTGATCCTTCTAAAAAAGTGATTACTTATTGTGGTGGCGGAATTGCTGCGACATGGAACGCGTTGTTGCTGAATAAATTAGGACAAGAAAATGTGGCATTATATGATGGATCGTTGAATGAGTGGGCTGCTGATGAGAGTTGTCCGCTGGTGACGGGGTAA
- a CDS encoding chitobiase/beta-hexosaminidase C-terminal domain-containing protein, whose product MNNNGLNYVSKIVLSFLLVLSMILPHFSVVKAETTGAIGVGDAISQFNPDSVKPDVTVEGYIVGFAKSETSYVVEAETDTNIAIADTPGETDVTKMLYIQLPSSPASIRAEFGLKTNPGNLGKKVVITGSLEKYFGNHAGLKSPITLIQFVGDATDPEEPTQVATVKASPTAGEVYAGTKVTLTTATPNATIYYTTDGSEPTTESTVYDASSSIVINEPTTIKAFATATELDNSEVATFAYTIKTAPTAISIESARNKAIGDEVIVSGIVTAKLETATAHIQDETGAAIAIYPADSLTAKVGDLVTVQGTVDEYSGLKQLKNISLVGTPAAAALPEPQFITSEGIAEDNESRLVTLKDVEITGSGQNFTGTDAAGTFAIYDKLRDSGLESGKTYGEITGIVGQFTNHQLLPIRIIEDTTKVQDIQASHSGYVTAGTSVTLSTITEGAKIYYTVDGSLPTTASAEYTEPITVNDAMTIKAIGVKEGLTSSAVATFIYEIINLDDATISDIQGASHTSPYAGLQVNEVDGVVTFVIDGSNFIMQENTPFDGVKSTAIKVNKSSHGIAVGDAVKVTGTVNEVGGNTRLKDTQIAAVTVEKTGTDAVPKTLVIGEDLFPPNKIIDNDSFGTFDPQEDGIDFWESIEYMLVSFPDARVVGPMYNNDSPIVVPNTTNNTFNDNGGLNIAADDYNPEKIMLEGVSAKNYESGDRFNDALIGFVENFSDGYRLNTNKVFPEVTKANIQQEVTHLEPVADKLNFASYNIENFSNNTDNTSDEKAAKIASTFVNNMKSPDIITLVEVQDNDGQTDSGNADASESYLRLINEITVAGGPQYDWIDVTPINNTSGGAPGGNIRVGYLYNPARVSLVEGAKGTGEQANAWTEEGSLALNPGFVNPSKFEDTRKPIAAEFEFQEERIVVIGAHLNSKGGDDSLWGPTQPPVLGSEKERIELAQVINDFIDEGLAKDPDINIVVAGDMNDFEFTPALEALKGDVLTNMVDKAPVEDRFSYYFQGNNQVLDHILVSNNLAEVTEIDMIHINANFTEAQGRASDHDPVLVQIDLKSDKEETPEPIIPENVYNYSNYKTGKLIMNRPSISLTLGENTNIKNGIAVFSEYAEFHGTGFADKTVTISPKKGNAIIDFAGTKIGKIIIEGNNVKEIRNLPSDANITYTKGASPETIEFK is encoded by the coding sequence ATGAATAATAATGGACTCAATTACGTTTCCAAAATTGTTTTATCATTTTTACTAGTACTATCCATGATTTTACCTCACTTTTCAGTTGTGAAAGCAGAAACAACTGGTGCTATTGGAGTTGGAGATGCAATCAGTCAGTTTAATCCGGATTCAGTTAAGCCTGATGTAACAGTAGAGGGTTATATAGTAGGGTTTGCGAAAAGTGAAACCTCTTATGTAGTAGAAGCTGAAACCGATACGAACATTGCCATCGCGGACACTCCGGGTGAAACCGATGTAACGAAAATGCTCTACATTCAATTACCGAGTTCACCAGCTTCGATCAGAGCTGAATTTGGTTTGAAAACGAATCCTGGCAATCTTGGCAAAAAAGTAGTAATTACAGGTTCGCTGGAAAAGTACTTTGGTAACCATGCAGGGTTGAAATCACCTATTACGCTCATTCAATTTGTTGGTGATGCAACCGATCCAGAAGAACCAACACAAGTAGCAACTGTAAAAGCTTCCCCGACAGCCGGCGAAGTTTATGCAGGAACAAAAGTAACACTAACAACGGCTACTCCAAATGCAACGATTTATTACACAACTGATGGTTCTGAACCGACGACAGAAAGTACAGTTTATGATGCATCATCAAGTATTGTTATTAATGAACCAACGACGATCAAAGCATTCGCAACAGCAACAGAACTGGATAATAGTGAAGTTGCAACATTTGCCTACACAATCAAAACAGCACCAACAGCCATCTCAATTGAATCGGCACGCAATAAAGCGATTGGTGATGAAGTAATTGTTTCGGGTATTGTCACAGCAAAACTGGAAACAGCGACAGCGCATATTCAGGACGAAACGGGTGCAGCAATTGCAATTTACCCAGCGGACAGTCTTACAGCAAAAGTTGGAGACCTTGTTACAGTTCAAGGGACAGTCGATGAATACAGTGGGCTTAAACAGTTAAAGAATATTTCTCTTGTTGGCACACCAGCAGCTGCGGCTTTACCAGAGCCGCAATTTATAACAAGTGAAGGAATTGCAGAAGATAATGAATCACGATTAGTAACACTGAAAGATGTAGAGATTACCGGGTCTGGCCAAAACTTTACGGGAACAGATGCAGCCGGTACATTTGCAATTTATGATAAATTAAGAGATTCAGGTTTAGAAAGTGGTAAAACGTACGGAGAAATTACAGGGATTGTTGGTCAGTTTACAAACCATCAGCTTCTTCCAATCCGAATTATTGAAGATACAACTAAAGTACAGGATATCCAAGCTTCACATTCAGGCTACGTAACAGCCGGCACGAGTGTAACACTTTCTACAATTACTGAAGGTGCAAAAATTTATTACACAGTGGATGGTTCATTACCAACTACAGCAAGTGCAGAATATACGGAACCTATTACTGTCAATGACGCGATGACGATTAAAGCTATTGGAGTTAAAGAAGGCTTAACTAGCAGCGCGGTTGCAACATTCATTTATGAAATCATTAATCTGGATGATGCGACGATCAGCGACATTCAAGGTGCAAGTCATACTTCGCCGTATGCAGGGCTACAAGTAAATGAAGTAGATGGAGTCGTTACATTTGTAATTGACGGTTCGAATTTCATTATGCAGGAAAATACACCGTTCGATGGTGTGAAATCTACTGCAATTAAAGTGAACAAATCATCGCATGGTATCGCGGTAGGAGATGCAGTGAAAGTAACGGGTACTGTAAATGAAGTTGGCGGGAATACGCGTTTAAAAGATACGCAGATTGCAGCCGTAACGGTTGAAAAAACAGGTACTGATGCTGTTCCTAAAACGCTTGTTATCGGCGAAGATTTATTCCCGCCAAACAAAATTATCGATAATGACAGTTTCGGAACTTTTGACCCGCAGGAAGACGGAATCGATTTCTGGGAATCAATTGAATATATGCTTGTGTCTTTCCCAGATGCAAGAGTAGTAGGACCGATGTATAACAATGATTCACCAATCGTCGTTCCTAATACAACAAACAATACATTTAACGATAATGGCGGTCTAAATATTGCTGCCGATGATTACAATCCTGAAAAAATTATGCTTGAAGGTGTATCAGCGAAAAACTATGAATCAGGCGATCGCTTTAATGATGCATTGATCGGATTTGTAGAGAACTTCTCTGACGGCTATAGACTAAATACGAATAAAGTATTCCCGGAAGTGACAAAGGCGAACATTCAGCAGGAAGTAACGCATCTTGAACCCGTAGCGGACAAGCTGAACTTTGCATCTTACAATATCGAAAACTTTTCGAATAATACGGATAATACATCCGATGAAAAAGCAGCAAAAATCGCTTCAACATTTGTGAATAATATGAAGTCACCGGATATTATTACATTAGTGGAAGTACAGGATAATGACGGTCAAACAGATTCAGGAAATGCCGATGCATCAGAAAGCTACTTGCGATTAATTAACGAAATTACAGTAGCAGGTGGTCCTCAGTATGACTGGATTGATGTTACGCCGATTAATAACACAAGCGGTGGTGCACCAGGCGGAAATATCCGAGTAGGTTACTTGTACAACCCTGCACGTGTTTCACTTGTTGAAGGGGCAAAAGGAACAGGTGAGCAGGCGAATGCATGGACAGAAGAAGGCAGTCTTGCATTGAATCCAGGTTTTGTGAATCCTTCAAAATTTGAAGATACACGTAAACCGATTGCGGCAGAATTTGAATTCCAGGAGGAGCGCATTGTTGTTATTGGGGCACATTTGAATTCTAAAGGTGGAGATGATTCATTATGGGGTCCAACACAGCCACCGGTTTTAGGATCTGAAAAAGAGCGTATTGAGCTTGCACAAGTAATCAACGACTTTATCGATGAAGGACTTGCCAAAGATCCGGACATCAACATTGTCGTAGCAGGTGATATGAATGACTTTGAATTTACACCGGCTCTTGAAGCATTAAAAGGTGATGTTTTAACGAATATGGTAGACAAGGCTCCTGTGGAAGATCGTTTCAGCTACTACTTCCAAGGTAACAACCAAGTGCTGGATCATATTTTAGTTTCTAACAATCTTGCTGAAGTAACGGAGATTGATATGATTCATATTAATGCGAATTTTACTGAAGCACAGGGCCGCGCATCAGACCATGATCCGGTACTAGTCCAAATTGATTTGAAATCAGATAAAGAAGAAACACCGGAGCCGATTATTCCGGAAAATGTGTACAATTATAGTAACTATAAAACAGGCAAGTTAATTATGAACCGCCCAAGTATTTCCCTTACATTAGGTGAAAATACAAATATTAAAAACGGTATTGCGGTATTCAGTGAATATGCCGAATTCCACGGAACAGGGTTTGCAGACAAAACTGTAACGATCAGTCCGAAAAAAGGAAATGCGATTATTGATTTCGCAGGAACAAAAATAGGTAAAATAATCATTGAAGGCAACAATGTAAAAGAAATACGTAATCTGCCATCCGATGCGAATATTACGTATACAAAAGGAGCATCACCAGAAACAATTGAGTTTAAATAA
- a CDS encoding sensor domain-containing diguanylate cyclase, translating to MFSLRNIVKLKYLFISVIALAFVLSTLISVYSNYKGNMKLMQEQTLENNRVYALKLAETVDKFIVNSTNTIRYSAAEIAYDFENINKLQEVANRLYLQGDTFSSVLIVDEEDNIIVNAPQSLGEAGKKVLSTNGMENYDKHEPFISDPYISPTGRKMIVISMPIYEEQGTFKGFVSGSIYLYDSNIFESILGEHPYENGSYVYVVDNKGKIIYHPNKASLGADASKSEVVVQLLKEKRGALEAVNAFDQPMLTGYSQSEKTRWGIIVQTPYDEALSMVGQQVVSVFKIGLPFILFSSVVVFLLASHIVRPLEKIAEISEISVKDQEMKKLKGIRAWYYEVYKIQEALIHSFSVLHGKVNTLKEETSTDSLTKLLNRHTFEEKIKVITEQQKDYTLVMLDLDWFKSINDTYGHIAGDEVLQVLANKLKESLQEDDLACRYGGEEFILVFTETTIEDAYERVELLRSNVQQIISPEGEPLTFSAGMANYPLHGGELKAIIAKADEALYKAKDNGRNRVEVTNA from the coding sequence ATGTTTTCGTTACGAAATATCGTTAAATTAAAATATTTGTTCATTTCAGTCATTGCCCTTGCCTTTGTACTTTCTACGCTTATCAGTGTTTATAGTAACTACAAAGGGAATATGAAATTAATGCAAGAACAGACACTGGAAAATAATCGGGTATACGCGCTGAAATTAGCGGAAACAGTCGATAAATTTATTGTTAATTCAACTAATACGATTCGTTATAGTGCAGCAGAGATTGCCTATGACTTTGAAAATATAAATAAATTGCAGGAAGTAGCAAATCGTCTTTACTTACAAGGAGATACGTTTAGCTCTGTACTCATTGTTGATGAGGAAGACAATATTATAGTAAACGCACCGCAATCTCTCGGAGAAGCAGGAAAGAAAGTTCTCTCCACAAATGGAATGGAAAACTATGATAAACATGAGCCGTTCATTTCGGATCCATATATTTCGCCAACAGGACGTAAAATGATTGTTATTTCAATGCCGATTTATGAAGAACAAGGAACGTTTAAAGGGTTTGTGAGTGGCAGTATCTACTTATACGACTCCAATATTTTTGAATCGATTCTAGGTGAGCATCCTTATGAAAATGGATCTTATGTGTATGTAGTCGATAACAAAGGGAAAATTATTTATCATCCAAATAAAGCAAGTTTAGGGGCAGATGCTTCCAAAAGCGAGGTAGTTGTTCAATTATTAAAAGAAAAACGTGGTGCTCTAGAAGCTGTAAACGCATTTGACCAGCCGATGCTTACGGGTTATAGCCAAAGTGAAAAAACAAGGTGGGGGATCATTGTCCAAACACCTTATGATGAAGCGCTTAGTATGGTAGGGCAACAAGTGGTAAGTGTGTTTAAAATTGGTTTACCATTCATTTTATTCTCATCAGTTGTCGTATTTTTATTGGCTAGCCATATTGTCCGTCCTCTTGAAAAAATAGCGGAGATCTCAGAAATCAGTGTGAAAGATCAGGAAATGAAAAAGCTCAAGGGAATCCGTGCATGGTATTACGAAGTGTATAAAATACAGGAAGCACTCATCCATAGTTTTTCTGTTTTACATGGTAAAGTGAATACACTGAAAGAAGAAACATCAACAGATTCATTAACTAAGCTATTGAACCGCCATACTTTTGAAGAGAAAATTAAAGTGATTACAGAGCAGCAAAAAGACTATACGCTCGTCATGTTGGACTTAGACTGGTTTAAATCTATTAATGATACGTATGGGCATATTGCAGGGGATGAAGTACTGCAAGTTTTAGCAAATAAATTAAAAGAATCGTTACAAGAAGATGATTTAGCATGTCGATATGGGGGAGAAGAATTTATTCTTGTCTTTACAGAAACAACAATTGAAGATGCTTATGAACGCGTTGAATTGCTTCGGTCAAATGTTCAGCAAATTATCAGTCCTGAAGGAGAACCCCTTACATTTTCGGCTGGGATGGCAAATTATCCGCTACATGGTGGCGAGCTAAAGGCTATTATTGCAAAAGCGGATGAAGCGTTATATAAAGCGAAAGATAACGGGCGCAATCGTGTAGAAGTCACAAATGCATAA
- a CDS encoding sensor domain-containing diguanylate cyclase, giving the protein MISLKKYMKLKYLIVAVISLAFFLSVIVSTYSSYQGNVKFMEEQALENNRIYALKLSETIDQFIGDTKRVMRYSAAEIGEEFTNMENLQEEVNRLYSQENTFSSVVVVDANANILVNAPQDLGLAGSKITSKEGLEVLKNRTAYITNPYMSPTGREIILLSMPVYDKEGIFKGVVNGTIYLHESDIFEMVLGRHPYENGSYVYVVDSNGKIIYHPDKARLGENVSQNEVVENLIKEKSGAKEVVNSLDQPMLAGYSSTERTRWGIVVQTPYEEAINAVGKQVSEVFARGLPFIILSTIFVFILATRIVRPLQSMAEIAGNSAQEQEMNKLKDIRAWYFEVFKIREALIQSFSILHGQVNTLKEESSTDPLTKLLNRRTFDKIIHLWTEQQKPYTLVILDVDYFKKVNDSYGHTIGDEVLQFIASKLKEVVGEEDLACRYGGEEFILLLSEETIGNAFSRLEVFREEISRLISPTGEGITFSAGIANYPLHGDQPKIILEKADAALYEAKKNGRNRVEITNA; this is encoded by the coding sequence ATGATTTCTTTAAAAAAATATATGAAATTAAAATACTTAATAGTCGCAGTTATTTCCCTTGCCTTTTTTCTTTCTGTAATTGTTAGTACATATAGTAGCTATCAAGGAAATGTGAAATTTATGGAAGAGCAGGCTTTGGAAAATAACCGGATATATGCTTTAAAACTATCTGAAACTATTGACCAGTTTATCGGCGATACAAAACGGGTTATGCGTTATAGTGCAGCAGAAATTGGTGAAGAATTTACCAATATGGAAAACCTTCAAGAAGAGGTTAACCGTCTTTATTCGCAGGAAAATACATTTAGTTCTGTCGTTGTAGTAGATGCGAATGCGAATATTTTAGTCAATGCACCACAAGATCTTGGACTGGCTGGAAGTAAGATAACATCAAAAGAAGGGCTAGAAGTGCTAAAAAATCGTACTGCTTATATTACCAATCCTTATATGTCGCCGACCGGTCGTGAAATTATTCTTCTTTCCATGCCTGTCTATGATAAAGAAGGCATATTTAAAGGGGTTGTAAACGGTACGATTTATTTGCATGAGTCGGATATTTTTGAAATGGTTTTAGGCCGGCATCCTTATGAAAATGGTTCTTATGTATATGTTGTGGATTCAAATGGAAAGATCATTTATCATCCGGATAAAGCACGACTAGGGGAAAATGTCTCGCAAAATGAGGTTGTAGAAAATCTGATAAAGGAAAAAAGCGGAGCAAAGGAAGTTGTCAATTCTCTTGATCAGCCAATGCTTGCTGGGTATAGCTCCACTGAAAGAACTCGCTGGGGAATTGTTGTTCAAACACCGTATGAGGAAGCAATAAATGCCGTTGGAAAACAAGTATCGGAAGTCTTTGCACGAGGTTTGCCTTTTATAATTCTCTCAACTATTTTTGTCTTTATACTTGCAACACGTATTGTACGTCCACTTCAAAGTATGGCGGAAATAGCAGGGAACAGTGCACAGGAGCAGGAGATGAATAAACTCAAAGATATTCGCGCATGGTATTTTGAAGTGTTTAAAATTCGGGAAGCACTTATTCAAAGCTTTTCAATTTTGCATGGACAAGTGAATACACTGAAAGAAGAATCCTCAACAGATCCGTTAACAAAGCTGTTAAATCGCCGTACTTTCGATAAAATAATTCACTTATGGACCGAACAGCAAAAACCATATACATTAGTCATTTTAGATGTGGATTACTTTAAAAAAGTCAATGATTCCTATGGTCACACTATAGGAGACGAGGTATTGCAATTTATAGCTAGTAAATTAAAAGAAGTTGTTGGTGAAGAAGATTTAGCTTGCCGTTATGGCGGGGAAGAGTTTATTCTCCTGCTTTCCGAAGAGACGATAGGTAATGCGTTTAGCCGGTTAGAAGTATTCCGTGAAGAAATTTCCCGTCTTATCAGTCCAACGGGGGAAGGGATTACATTCTCAGCCGGAATCGCAAATTATCCGTTGCACGGGGATCAGCCAAAAATCATATTGGAAAAAGCGGACGCAGCGCTATATGAAGCGAAAAAGAACGGGCGGAACCGTGTGGAAATAACAAATGCATAA
- a CDS encoding S-layer homology domain-containing protein produces MKKRITKSFIATTLFASALFVASDDVFAKKTFYDVENSQNSHTEAIQYLNNLNVYDYKSGSQFNFSKPVSRAEASKILQTLLSSDSALAIPKVRSYNGKFKDVTNSAPFTQEIIWAYESGIFDGDEYGNFNPDQPVKRSHLSKILVESLKLNGGTTVSFKDVSKSSWYYDYVNILASHGITTGNEKNQFLPNNNVTSAQMATFLYRALSYKTTGEVISEPTPPPAEKPDTALATYNSEYDFDWKQTGKNLDFELEGVDNNKIVARYMTKQGKSFFGAQDLQIGTHNASDVKAKYGTENANVHRGNVVYNTQASNEYNFYLIDDYYVTFFYDIHKKNVIRSILYVHKDYEVNKAGYYGDISDTQKHSEQLMVELMNQARAAEGVNPLTHSPQWASIARKHSKDMIDNNYFSHTSLTGTKPIDRMLSGGMSESELKTWGENISYGHYNVIYAHEGFMNSKGHRDNLLQPAYKNAIVGLEYSSKKSPYFTINFY; encoded by the coding sequence ATGAAAAAAAGAATAACAAAAAGCTTTATAGCTACTACTCTGTTCGCATCCGCATTATTTGTGGCGAGTGATGACGTCTTTGCGAAAAAGACTTTTTATGATGTAGAAAACAGTCAGAATTCCCATACGGAAGCCATCCAATATTTAAATAACTTAAATGTGTATGATTATAAATCCGGCAGTCAATTTAATTTCAGCAAACCTGTTTCACGGGCAGAAGCATCAAAAATTCTCCAAACACTTCTTTCAAGTGATTCGGCTCTGGCCATTCCAAAAGTGCGTTCCTATAATGGAAAGTTTAAAGATGTAACGAATTCAGCTCCTTTTACACAGGAGATTATTTGGGCATATGAATCAGGTATTTTTGATGGAGACGAATACGGCAATTTCAATCCGGATCAGCCAGTAAAACGCTCACATCTATCAAAAATTCTAGTAGAAAGCCTGAAATTAAACGGCGGTACGACAGTCAGCTTTAAAGACGTTTCAAAATCCAGCTGGTACTATGACTATGTAAATATTTTGGCGAGCCACGGGATTACAACAGGCAATGAAAAAAATCAGTTCTTACCGAATAATAATGTCACAAGTGCACAAATGGCAACATTCCTTTATCGGGCACTCAGTTATAAAACGACCGGTGAAGTCATCAGCGAACCAACGCCTCCACCTGCCGAAAAACCTGATACTGCTCTAGCAACTTACAATAGTGAATATGACTTTGATTGGAAACAAACAGGCAAAAATCTGGATTTTGAATTAGAAGGTGTCGACAACAATAAAATCGTCGCACGGTATATGACGAAACAAGGCAAAAGCTTCTTCGGTGCGCAGGATCTGCAAATCGGCACACATAATGCGAGCGATGTAAAAGCGAAGTACGGAACGGAAAATGCAAATGTACATCGCGGAAATGTCGTTTACAATACGCAAGCTTCCAACGAATATAATTTCTATTTAATAGATGACTATTATGTAACGTTTTTCTATGATATTCATAAAAAGAATGTTATTCGCTCAATACTTTATGTCCATAAAGACTATGAAGTGAACAAAGCTGGCTATTACGGTGATATATCCGATACGCAAAAACATTCCGAACAACTTATGGTCGAGCTGATGAATCAGGCACGTGCTGCTGAAGGTGTTAATCCGCTTACACATTCACCGCAATGGGCATCGATAGCACGTAAACACAGTAAAGATATGATTGACAACAACTATTTCTCTCATACAAGTCTAACAGGAACAAAGCCAATAGACCGTATGCTCAGCGGCGGTATGAGCGAGTCCGAGCTCAAAACATGGGGCGAAAATATTTCGTATGGCCACTACAATGTGATTTATGCGCATGAAGGCTTTATGAATAGTAAAGGACATCGAGACAATTTATTACAGCCTGCCTATAAAAACGCAATTGTAGGCTTAGAGTACAGCAGCAAAAAGAGTCCTTACTTTACGATTAATTTCTATTAA